In Phyllopteryx taeniolatus isolate TA_2022b chromosome 22, UOR_Ptae_1.2, whole genome shotgun sequence, the DNA window aaagatGACCTGTTGTAGGCTTGGTGGACTTTTTAAAGAGCACTGGACCTAATACAAAAAATGTGACCCGATACAAAATAATGTTCACATTTGATTAGATTGTTCATGTTATTTTATATTCTGCCTACATTATTGACTTAAATGACACTAATAGCGACGGCTctcatttttgcacaattgcaaCAAATAGTTAAATTGGCAAGCATCGCTTAGTATGATGACCGGGGCAGAAACGTTTCGTTTGAGGTTTGTCACTGGATCTCATTATTTGGACACTTTTTACACCGAATAAAAAGATGACAGCCGATTGACTCGTTTTCCGACTCGTTGTCAGATACACGCTCCCTAATGACCTATTGACGCCAGAAGAGAGGCTCCTCTATGAGCAAAACGGATTCCTTGTTGTCAGGAATCTGGTGGCCGATGAGGACGTCGACTTGTTCAGGTGACAAATTGTGTAACTTGAATGTACGAAATCAAACTGACGCACGATCGGTTACCCTCGCGCTTCCGAATTGTCCGCAGAAAGGAGTTTGAACGCATTTGTCAACAGAAAGTCATCGTTCCCGGTCTGATAGTGATGAGAGACGTCGCCGTCGCGAAGTCCGACTTTGTTCCGGATCAGAAAGCCGTCACCAAACTCCAAGACTTCCAGGAGGATCCTGAACTCTTCCGGTACTGCGCCTTAGCGCAGGTACGAAACCCGTTCTTGGAACACCTTACCCCTGACAGTCACCGGGAACTAAAAGCTGACCTTCTGCCTCGTCAGATCCTGAAGTATGTGGAGTGTTTCACTGGACCGAACATTATGGCGATGCACACCATGCTCATCAACAAGCCTCCCGACGCAGGTGTCAGGATGCGCCCGAATCGGCAACCGCAATGGAGGCGTGTTAAAAACGCTCAAACGGTGGGTGTGCGTTTGCAGGAAAGAAAACGTCCCGCCACCCGATGCATCAGGATCTGCATTACTTCCCGTTCCGGCCGGTTGACCGGATCGTCTGCGCCTGGACGGCGCTGGAGCGGGTGAACAGGCAGAACGGCTGCCTGGTGGTCCTGCCGGGAACGCACACGGGCGCGCTCCAGGAGCACGACTACCCAAAGTGGGAGGTAAGGACGCAGAGGGGAGGCAAGAAAGCAGGGAGGAAGGATGGAAGGTAAGTAAAGTAGGATGATGCAAGGAAGGAATCGAGGATGTAATAATGAAAAGGAAGGCAAGGAAAGACTGGACCGTAAGGATGGACGGAAGGAAAGAAAGGGAGGGGGGAAGGAATGATACCGGGAAGGATGACTGAAAGGAGGAAGGAAACTAGGATGATGTGAAAGGGAAAGAACAAAAGAATGGAGGGGGAAAGGATGGAAGGCATGAAGTATTGATGGCGGCAAGGGACGAAAAGAAGGAAACTAGGATGGTATCAAAGGAAAGATGGGCCCAAGGAAATGTGAAGGAAAAAGGGGAGGGAGAAAGGATGAAAAGATGGATGAAAGTAGAACGTAAGAATGGATGGTGGGAAGGTACACAAGGATGGTTTgaaaaggagggagggagggagggaggaggatAGGCGACAAGGACGGTAGGACAGCGAGGAGTGAACAAAGAGGCCCGCTGCTGCTTTTAGTCCTCCCGGTCAAAAGACACAATCTCACAACTGCGCTTTAATCCACAACATTGACctcgaaaccctaatttcaaaaccTAACCCTGGCTAAAACCCCTATTTCCAAACCCTAAAGCTAGCTTGAAGCCTAACTTTGAATTCCCTAATTCACCGTCTACTCAGGGTGGGGTGAACAAGATGTACCACGGAGTGCGCGACTACAACCCGGAACACCCCAGGGTGCACCTGGAGATGGAGAAGGGGGACACCGTCTTCTTCCACCCGTTGCTCATCCACGGCTCGGGAATGAATCGGACGCAAGGATTCCGGAAGGTACTGCTCCACCCGGAATACGTTCGCTCTCGTGCAAAGCTCTTTCGCTGTTTCgtaaaaatacaaagaataaataataataatcttgagTCCGTGTTCTTTTTGACTGTCGTATTCAACCTGTGGACCAAACTGAAACCCGTAGCAGACCGGTTTTGGCCCACGGGCCACATGTAAGACACCCCTGCCCTTAAAGTACATGCTCCCATTTTTTCAGGCTATCTCCTGCCACTATGCCAGTTCCGACTGCTACTATATCGACGTGAAGGGAACCACGCAGGAAAACATTGAGAATGAGGTCAAGGAGCTCACATCCAAGAAGCACCCCGAGGCTACCGATATCACCTTCCAGGTAATTTCATTTCTGTTAATAGCACGGAGGCCAAAGGGAAGCACAGAATCGGGGGCTACCGTAGGTGCGTGCGACGTACAAAAGGATTGGGAAACGAAACAGAAAATCATAGAAAATATACAGTTGCTTGACTCTAAAGTAAAACCAATGTGACAGAGAAACAGTTGCAGCGGTCGTGAAAAAAAGCTCATAATAatgcattttgaacattttattattcaatgttttatttttgtatctgtttgtatttaattttggaAAAGGACTGTAAATATTACtcacattcatttcaaagaattaaattcaaattgtttaCTTTCTGAGACACGTAGGCAAGAGGATTGATTTGCGGCTAGGATAATTTGTGTAAATATGACATCACTTTTTCAAAGACAActcttttgcccccccccccccgcaggaCACGTGGGCTTTCCGAGGCCGCCTGGTGCGGGGAGAGAGACGCGCACTCTAAGACGAGCTACGGAAGACGACTGAGGAAAATTGTGATTGTGTAACAATAGGTCGTGTTCGCTTTAATCGCAGAGCTAACGATTGAGGatcatttattgaatttttggAACTTACTTTACTTGTGAAATATGTTCTGCGGGTCATTTAGATGTCTTGATAGTTTCAGAGTACAGTGTCAGATTTATCTGCACTGACACACAGCACAGTTTGTGGTTTGCTTCGTTTTTGTCGCCTTTCCAGCACAAAAGCACAGTTAAGCATTACCGTTATGCACTTGATCCGAACAGACGGCTTTTTAAAACGATGGCCTGCGGCGTGTtgattctggaaaaaaaatgagaatgtgCGCGAGTGGAAAAATATAGTACTTGAAATCAAGACTCGTCATTAATCTGCTTTACAGATGGACTTGAGGGTCACCTTTCATGTGATGAATGTATACATGTTTTTACAATAATTCATTAgaatgttttaataataaacTATAGAATTGCTGCTGAAATCATTTGTATGAAATGTTGACATCTCTGCAAACGTATCACACAAGGAAACAATGCAGCAAAAAAGGTCTGCATTGTTTAATTTTGACATCATTCATACCTGAAACAATAATGAGAGGGTCCGAGACAAGATATTCACATACGCGCGCTGCTTGTGAGGGGAATTCGAGATACCCGAGCAGCGAAGAGCTGTTCCGTTGAGCATCTGTTATTAGCTATAATAGTCGCCGATAGGCCCCACGTGCACGTCATTCCTCATTCATGTCAACTCGCGTGCAAATATTGCGGACGGTAGACGAGTACAACAAAGGAATGTTGCTCCAACACTTTGCAGTTTGGTAACGTTACCGTTACACTGTATTATACGCTACTGTCAAAAAGTAGCATATATTCAGCTTTAGGGTGACATTTTAgtatgaacctaaaatgcactttaacctTTGCAGGTGAACTTAACATGACTTTGCCCTTACATTTTGAATGCACgtccaactgttcagtgtttcagtactcTGACAATCATCCTAAAATGTCACCCGAAAACTAAAGTTTTGTTAGCAGTGTATATTTTATATCTGATACAGAGTAATGGTAACATGATGTGTGGGGATGTAACTTTTGAATGTATCCTgtgctgttttttaaaatctttttattttattttagtgtatATGCagagatgttcttttttttttttttttcttgtttagttATTGCCAAAATAGATTttaagaagaaggaaaaaaatccaaaagtaTCGACTTATTCTGTAATATTAGTAAGAATTCCTTGCATGCGTACATTTAGATTATGTAATCATCTACCTCCAAAAATATGAGGTGACTTTACATTGTATCCAGCCTGGTCCTTTGGAAGAACTACCGGTCCCTGCTCACCAAGACTTCCTCTCCTCCCACTTTCTTCCTCCCGCCCCTCGTCCGCCCTTCTTACTTTTCTCTGCACGTCGCCCGTTCGGAGCAAAGTGCTCCCAAGTTCTGTCGGCGGTCTGAGCTCGCTCTCCGAGATGTCCCGAAGTCCGGTCATCGCTGTGGCTTGCCTCGCCACCCTCCTCGTCCTCACTTGTGAGTACCCTCTGCGAGCGGGTTGTCTGTCGGTGGGTGCACGAGATCGTTTGAGGATTCGAAGCAGATGTCATGAAATGTGCAAGGCGGAAACAATTCTTACCTGCCAGATGTCTTCCTGCATTTCAGACTTGACATAAATATAGGGACACTGTATTTATAAGCATTGAGTATATCTTGTAAGGCTCAGTTTCCCTCATAATCAAAATCGCAAATTCTGCACTGCAGTGGTCAACTCGAGAAACACTTTTCTAGCTGTTACGACATTTTCTATACTACTTTCCTAAACCCTGGAAACACCAACAAGTGCCTTTGCAGCTTATTTTTTGCAAGGGGATGAACACAGCAGACGCACAGAATGCAGTATACAAGGTCTTCTGACAAACAGCAGCTGCTTCCCCACATATACAGACATTATTATCTCATCACGTGCAGAAGCCTGTTCCGGTAAATTTCCAATCTAACaataaatattccaaatgttttttccacATCGGACCAAAACAGTTTCAATTATCTAATGCGGTTTTCCCCAACTTGTGGTGAGCGAAGTTCattattctgcctgtcactatacattgctggcatagacagagtagatgaagaaaacaaatacattcattGTAGTAAATAACTCATTTCTTTTTTAGTTTCCGGTGTCGGCGAAAGTGCGGACGACCCAAAACCAGCGGATGTCAAAGGTGATACTCGCGAAATGCAACACAGAAAAAGTCCCCGCAACTTTTCTCTAACCTTGAACTGCTGAACTCTGACCCTCAAGCGGAAGCGCGGCCTGTTTTCATGCCCGAGGCGGACGCCGACAACTTTTTCAAACGCCGCAGTCGCCGCTCGGTGAGATACTACGAGCAGCTAGGTGAGTTGTCCGTTGGGGACACTGAGTAGAAATAGGGAAAGCAAAATATTAATCATCTCAGACGTATCGGATGGAAGCCCTTGGAGAACGGTGGTACTGTTGGCTCGAGCGTATTAGGACAGAGAGGATGATATGAGACGCGTGGCCCGCAACAGCTGGGATGGCTGCTAAGTCGATCAGGTGTTGTTTCATCCAGCAGAAGCATCACACACGCCGGCCTAAAGAAGGAGTCACGGGATAGTGTGGAGCGCTGTACCTCGAATAACGCGGTAACGTACGACACGCTCGGCTGTCATTTGTTTCCAGCTGAGCAGAGAATGCATCGGGCGAACTCGGAGCGTCGGAGGGAGTACAACGAGGAGCGACGCGACGAGTACGAGAACTACGCCGAAGAGGATCGCGACGGTAAAGGTTTTCACCGCGTGGGATTAAATCTTCTTCATACAGAAGAAAATATATCGTTCCAGATTTTCAGACTTTTTCCAAAGACAAACAGCAGTTAGGTACTTCATTGACTTTTAATTGACAATTAAACGCAGCAGTCGAGCGCAACAAATAGGGATTGTTGAAAAATAATCACACTTCAGAGTAAATATTCGTACTGTTATTGTTGGATGTATCCTCTGTCCATAGGGCCACAAGGGTACACtggcacaatctaatgagaccTAATAcatgagttgtattttttcaatttgccttcacaatattacatcccatgTAGcttaaatattgtttaaaaatggaTAAAAGCTCATCACAGccattgaattcaaatatccatgttaacgtggaggactggcagtgaatgaccttttaatacaaaattgtattatttacaagtTTTCCTTCTTTAAGTAATGCTGATATCACACGGTATTAGCGtgagtttttttcaattatattttCGCTACGTTTGACTAATTTTAATGTGTTTTCCCCTTGAACTCCACAGAGCAACGGGAAAGAACGAGGGAGAAAAACGAGCAAGTTCGAGAGTACAACTACGATGGGCGTTACCCTCGATACCACTGGTTTCACTGAGCATGTTCACAGCGCAAGCGAACCATATCTTTGAATATAGCTTGAAATGTCCTAAAAACACTCAACAGGACACTGAGCATTTATTTTCTGCagtgtattactgtattttttttacattgtacactttcaaaaaataaaGGGAACACTCTGTAAAACATTCTCGTTTTAACTGCTTTTTCCGTGCACAAACGGGTTTAATAAAAGGTTACCGTTACTGTTAGCCGGAGGCGTTACTAACAACTACTTAACTACTTCTTTATACGCAATTGATTTTCTGAGAGGGAAAGCGGCGGCTTCAATTGACTTCTACGTATTGGCAGTGTGACAAAGATAGTTTGCGCCACTGATGCATTTAACACACGACGGCGCTGCCTGGAATTTGGAGTATTCCAATGGAATAATAGCAAAGACGAGGTGAGCTGCACAAGTCATCAGGCTGAAATCAtttccagagtggaaaagtaGAAGGAGAAATGCCAAAAAGCGCTCTGTAATTGCTAGGAGCTGATGTTGTCCTATTAAAAAGTACAGCGATACCACCTGAGACTTGGAGGTTGGCGTGAGCCCCAAAACCTGGAGAGGATTATAgaggggttttttttgtcttcgtaCAGGAGACAAGAATCACATTTAACGTACTTTTCGAAGGAAAATACCCAAACTGAAAGATGAAACCGTTTCTAATGCATTACCAAGTTGAGATGTTCTTCCAGATCTTTTCAAGTACACACGCATCTATTGTCTCTGTGAAGCTCTTGGATATTTAATAACAAGCATTCTCTGAGGCCGGCTGCTTAATTGTTTGTCTCTGTTTTTCACAAAGTCACTTACAAGTATTTCCTTCTGGGTTTCTGGGGCCCAGAcaaaacaatattcacaggcaacaacccaaaactgaaataatctcGAGGACTTTCAAAATTCTTGTCATATTCTAGAGTGGATACAACTCAGtgatattatttcaaatatgGACATATACAATGATGTGTCATGAATGTATCAATCGTTACTTTAATTTATCCCAAATTTTATAAACTGTTACTGCGTGTTGTGCTCCATGATCAGTTACTGAACTTCATTAAAATTccttacaaaattaaaaaaaaggacattaacGGTAAAAGAGTCAAACTCAAATTGTTCTACTTCAGACTGCTGAGGAACCTTCCGTGCTCCTCCCCTCGCGGCTCGAGAAGCTCACCGGCGATCTTTGGTCCCGTTTTCTCCTGTGGGAGATAAGAAGAAATTTCATCCCTGCGTCCTCCCAAGTGCAGATGGAAGGAAAAAGAAAGATCACTGACACAATCTAAAGACCTCCAAAACGAGAGCTAACTAAGATAATCATGCTGATTTCAGATTGACTCTGTCTTAGCGTTATCATCTTTTTAAAGCCGGGATTGCCGACGCAGGTCTTGTATAGGATATCTTTACATAATGACGTGCTTATATGAACCAGGAAAAACTTTTACCTTCAGCATTCCGTCACGCTCCCATTTAAACAGACCGCAATTACTGGAAACGTAAGAAAAATGGAAAGTCACATTGCAAATACAGGACATTATTTGTACTTCATAAACAATAAggcataaaacatatttttaaagcaCCCgagtacaaataaaatgaaattatttctGTTCTCAAAAATCCAATTTCTGATtttaacacttttttcccccaattctCTCCCCCTCCATAGCGTGTGTGCACTCAAGcctgacaacgaggcactctaaagtgtTTACGCCGGCGCACTGTCTGATGAGAATGACGGCGCTTAAGTTCGTATatagtggggaggggggggactCATGGCAAGTGGGTCACCGGTCGCCTTTTTagccaccccccccaaaaattcagGAAAACCATAATCGTGAAAAACAGTTAATGCCATGTCACCACAAATGAGGACTACATATTCTGTTTTCGGCAATTATCATCAAACACGTAAAATCTATTGAGAAACATATCTCTGAATTCCCTTTGcatggtattaaaaaaaaaataaaaaataaaaagtcgaaTTAATCGGTAAAGTCCATTAATAGACAAATGCCGTTAGCTGCGGCTACAAGCGACTTCCTACCTGCAGTGCTTGTGCGGCAGTCTGTCGAGCGCGACGGCTCTCTGTCCGCACGGACACTTGAAGAAACGTTTGATGGCGTCGTGCCAGCGCAGCGCGTGATTCTCCTCCACGCAGCGATCCGCCGGCTTAAAATAGGTGTAGTTACACTAGAAGGGAAGGGAAACCAGCACGCAATGTGTAAACCTTGGCCAGGGCAGGAAGACGTCGGTGTGCTTCTTAGGTATTTGTTCATTCATCCCACATCGAGGTAACGGAAATGACCTTTTTACAGGAAACGGCACGACACTTCATCTCTCGGATGCTCTTCATTTTCTCCTCCAtctgctccttcttcaccagAGGGTCAAAGTATTGCTCCTGCAGCTGATACTCAGCCTGGGAGAGACAGCAAAAACTGGAGAATTACATTTCTGGAAAGATTTCGTGCCAATGCCAACACTGAACTGAAATGTGGCGGAATTAATTGAATGGCTGAAAGGAAATGCAGAATGGGAGACTTGAAGTCGGGGTGGTTTGAATCGCTAAGAAATGTAGAAggaggtaaatatgtaaaatatcgTACATTCGTATTGAGGAAATGTGGGAAGTTTGGGAGCGTGATAAGTAGTTACATTTGTGTCCTAAACAAGCTGAATTTCAACAGTTCACTTTGAAATTCAAACGGTTAGAATCTGTCAAGAAATACTTCAAACGTCCGCATTCTTTTGGGAGTGTTGTCACGGAAAATGTGGAATCATTAAAATGTGAGCATTCCCCAGATGTCCCGAATTTGCTGAACAGTTTCAAGTTGGGAGGTGAAAAATGAGGATGTTTTTATTGAATGTCTGAatgtctgttttttctttttttaatgtaaaaaatatggACTTGTGGGCATACtaggaatggtttgaatcagttgagaaatgtaCAAACAAACGCTTGTGGATGTGTTTGAGCGTGCCGTACCGCCTGTAGGATGGCTCCGTGGAGAGATTTTGCGTTGAGGATCTTTTGAAACTCCTCAGACTGAATGTAGCTGAGTTCATCTCGCTTCCTCTTCTCAGCTGGCTCGAGGTCAGTATCACCGAACTCAGCTGCACGGGACAATCAAAGCACGGGTGTTACGAAACACAAACAGCGTACGGtataatacagtgttcccccgaTACATCCAGTTCGTCGTTCGCGGCCCTGCTAAGCGCAGAATATTAAGTGATCGGCCGCAatatgccaggcagcactgaggttcACTTGAAGTGATGCcgcgtaattaagagcaagaagcgATGGTCCCCATTTAAACTCCAGAAATAATCGTCAATGCCCAAAAGCAGAGACATATTGAGAtacagctatatatatatatatatatattgagtattgttttatgctttttgtttgtgtttctgctTATTATGTGTTaaatagcagttgtttgaaaatgtagaattactgtaacatctttGCAAATTTACATTCGCCCCTCTATGAAGTTTCActttatatgttagcattaagctagatgaaattatatggtttggtcgAACATTTggatgtttaaatatacaatgtttaattgtctTTGGTTGtacgtgtcagttttacagtaaacttcaaccagtagtgacaaataaacagcttgaagcaaggaCGATTTGCACTTTATTTGGAGaatgaaaaaagtgaaaacaggCACCAAGGCTTtaaaaagtctgttttaataagttgaaatgggttttaatcagtttaaagtgtgtggtAGGGGTTTTATCTATGGTTTCTCTACATCGTCGATTTTCAAGAATGAACTTATCCCTCACAATAAACACTGTCGTGTAATTAATGGCACATGGGTACCAGTTATAATGATGTatctaattttttaaatgtatgcttATTTTCTATGAATGTAATGCAATTTTaacagaaaatgcagttttgaaaatactaatgaaaaaaaatcatttttatccTAATTGAATCGGAGGTTGACTGTATTGTATTAATGGTGCATTTGTTccatttttcatgtcaattaaaaaaactatctttttttggaaacaaaaaaatcacagttgGCACGTGAGTACCACttaaatttaattacaaaaaatgaaatttgacttttgttttaaaatcattttcaaatgtaaaaaataaacagtgtaATCAAATATATAACAGGGGTTTGTTGTCGTGCAATAATGGCGTGTGGGTACCATCGGGTGAGGTGAGACTCTTCTCCACACGGGCGCTGATCTCGCTGCTGCTCGTCCTCTTCCTCTTGACCGCGTTGGGGTCTTCCTTCTCCAGCGCCATCCCCTTCGCTCTCAGTTTCTTCAGAGCCGCCAGCTTGGTGGCTGAGAGGCTCGGAGCGTCGGCGGCCGGCGTGGGAGGCGGGCCGGCGTCGAAAAAGAGGACGTCCTCGCCCTTTGAGAAGCCTCTGCCTAGCGTGGGGGTTTGCGGCGTCGCGGGGCTTTGAGTGGTCTTCGGGACCCCGGGAGCTGCTTTCGGGGACGTCACTAAAGAGGACGTGGTTGACTTCGGCGCCGTACCCTCCTGGATGCCCACCGCCCTACGTCGGCGGTTCAGCAGGAACTCCCTCTGCTTCTGTTTCTGCTGCTTGAGAAGGTCTGTAGCTGAGACGGACTTAACTGGAGCTCCTTCAAGGTCTTTGGAGATGAaggacaggaaaaaaactgagcggactGAGCCCACCGGTTCGGGCCGGACAAATTTGTCTGGGTTGCGTACCTGCTGCGTGTCCCTGCGTCAGGTGCTTCTTGAGCTGCAGCGCTCCCGGTGACGGCACTGACATCAAGCTCTTGAATTCATTTGAACAATTTGAAACTTCACCAGACTTCATGGctacaagaaacaaacaactttttttttttacaaatgtggcCACAGTCCGTGTACAGAGTTTTTAAAATAGCGGCTGTCGATTGTAAGCATTGCTGAAGCTGCGGCCGGTCTTACCGAGCATTTTGGCCTCGAGGATGTGACGAGCGGAACCTTTCACAAAGAGCTTGTCCAGGGTTGTCTGTCCCGTTTTTTTCGGTCCGGATGCAGATCTGCGACACATACGGAATTTATGATGAAAATATCTTTAAATATAACTTCAGGGCATTGGCCGTCGTTCAGACTCACAGTGACGCCGCGCAGGCGGCAGACGAGACGCCGCCGTAGTGGAAGCCTTCCTGACAGATGCGCTCCCTGAGGCTGACGCCCTTCACTTTGTTGGGCGCCTTTCCGGAGAACGACGACTGCAACTCGGACCTCTTCGAGCTCATCTTCTTGTACTGCGCCTTGATGTGATACTGGCAGTACTGACACTCATACTGGACACAGAAAAGAAGGACGCACACGCATGCATTATTAGCGCAGGCgcgggcaaacttttgtgctcaaatataaCAGGAACAGTATATGCTCagtgggccggattaaagacGAGAACGGGCTACGCCTTTCCCACCTCTCCATTAGCTACGAGACTGTCGGCAGCTTTTCGCATATTGGTGAAAGGGCCGCTTATTTGTTACCATGTTAACGAGCTGAGAGCAGGGGTCTCCGTTTTTCTTCATGGCTTTGCAGGTGCCGTAATCTTGAGCGTCACCCATCAGCAACACCTTCTGTGGGTGATCCACTGTCAGGCTGACCTTCACGTGTGATAATACACAAGATTTTACATTCCAAACCATTATAAGGACAATTGCCGACAATGTCAACCACCGATGGACTGCCGGAATAAGAATAATCATTTGGTACGTAGGTGAGCAGGGACACGACAAGACTGCTTTACGGAAGTGAATGAAGCCTCGGAAGTTCATAAAACTAATGTTACCGTGTTATTCAAAAGTTACGCAAGCTACGGTTTCTGCTTACGCCGTCGTatccttctttttgtttcatggaGTTGGGGTTGAGGATTCCAATGACGGTGCCCGG includes these proteins:
- the phyh gene encoding phytanoyl-CoA dioxygenase, peroxisomal isoform X1 produces the protein MSRAAERLRLTIGHLDRSPAVVAAPTSAQTSTLYTRQLRYTLPNDLLTPEERLLYEQNGFLVVRNLVADEDVDLFRKEFERICQQKVIVPGLIVMRDVAVAKSDFVPDQKAVTKLQDFQEDPELFRYCALAQILKYVECFTGPNIMAMHTMLINKPPDAGKKTSRHPMHQDLHYFPFRPVDRIVCAWTALERVNRQNGCLVVLPGTHTGALQEHDYPKWEGGVNKMYHGVRDYNPEHPRVHLEMEKGDTVFFHPLLIHGSGMNRTQGFRKAISCHYASSDCYYIDVKGTTQENIENEVKELTSKKHPEATDITFQDTWAFRGRLVRGERRAL
- the phyh gene encoding phytanoyl-CoA dioxygenase, peroxisomal isoform X2, with the protein product MRDVAVAKSDFVPDQKAVTKLQDFQEDPELFRYCALAQILKYVECFTGPNIMAMHTMLINKPPDAGKKTSRHPMHQDLHYFPFRPVDRIVCAWTALERVNRQNGCLVVLPGTHTGALQEHDYPKWEGGVNKMYHGVRDYNPEHPRVHLEMEKGDTVFFHPLLIHGSGMNRTQGFRKAISCHYASSDCYYIDVKGTTQENIENEVKELTSKKHPEATDITFQDTWAFRGRLVRGERRAL
- the ucmaa gene encoding upper zone of growth plate and cartilage matrix associated a, producing the protein MSRSPVIAVACLATLLVLTFSGVGESADDPKPADVKAEARPVFMPEADADNFFKRRSRRSVRYYEQLAEQRMHRANSERRREYNEERRDEYENYAEEDRDEQRERTREKNEQVREYNYDGRYPRYHWFH
- the mcm10 gene encoding protein MCM10 homolog isoform X1 produces the protein MDYEDDLDILTALMAENGEGEEREQQQVDGLEDVFDNDGEEEYDEGRDAEPEDELSELFGDVDDIEKEDQEDKSQANESLNRSQAELQDELRRMQEKMQALQKQLEASRSASCSSSSVKPSGSSPTLKPSPPRQATAKRTPDKPAAVTQKMKNQSVTSSSNPVRGEKQKVQESSDFFSDLSSADSFKRKPRVAHQTKPNTSPEARVPLVEIKMGSSFLPAESTSKAAAPQRSSATFQSRPGPTSSAGRPKPDPLPKDVAMEKYSGLRLRKPRVSSSDMDRKMADRRLIRLSQIPDRLQREKLEDSDWVTFGVLVSKATPQSSSNGKTFSIWKLNDLHNLDVFVSLLLFGDVHKDHWKTEPGTVIGILNPNSMKQKEGYDGVSLTVDHPQKVLLMGDAQDYGTCKAMKKNGDPCSQLVNMYECQYCQYHIKAQYKKMSSKRSELQSSFSGKAPNKVKGVSLRERICQEGFHYGGVSSAACAASLSASGPKKTGQTTLDKLFVKGSARHILEAKMLAMKSGEVSNCSNEFKSLMSVPSPGALQLKKHLTQGHAADLEGAPVKSVSATDLLKQQKQKQREFLLNRRRRAVGIQEGTAPKSTTSSLVTSPKAAPGVPKTTQSPATPQTPTLGRGFSKGEDVLFFDAGPPPTPAADAPSLSATKLAALKKLRAKGMALEKEDPNAVKRKRTSSSEISARVEKSLTSPDAEFGDTDLEPAEKRKRDELSYIQSEEFQKILNAKSLHGAILQAAEYQLQEQYFDPLVKKEQMEEKMKSIREMKCRAVSCKKCNYTYFKPADRCVEENHALRWHDAIKRFFKCPCGQRAVALDRLPHKHCSNCGLFKWERDGMLKEKTGPKIAGELLEPRGEEHGRFLSSLK
- the mcm10 gene encoding protein MCM10 homolog isoform X2; the protein is MDYEDDLDILTALMAENGEGEEREQQQVDGLEDVFDNDGEEEYDEGRDAEPEDELSELFGDVDDIEKEDQEDKSQANESLNRSQAELQDELRRMQEKMQALQKQLEASRSASCSSSSVKPSGSSPTLKPSPPRQATAKRTPDKPAAVTQKMKNQSVTSSSNPVRGEKQKVQESSDFFSDLSSADSFKRKPRVAHQTKPNTSPEARVPLVEIKMGSSFLPAESTSKAAAPQRSSATFQSRPGPTSSAGRPKPDPLPKDVAMEKYSGLRLRKPRVSSSDMDRKMADRRLIRLSQIPDRLQREKLEDSDWVTFGVLVSKATPQSSSNGKTFSIWKLNDLHNLDVFVSLLLFGDVHKDHWKTEPGTVIGILNPNSMKQKEGYDGVSLTVDHPQKVLLMGDAQDYGTCKAMKKNGDPCSQLVNMYECQYCQYHIKAQYKKMSSKRSELQSSFSGKAPNKVKGVSLRERICQEGFHYGGVSSAACAASLSASGPKKTGQTTLDKLFVKGSARHILEAKMLAMKSGEVSNCSNEFKSLMSVPSPGALQLKKHLTQGHAADLEGAPVKSVSATDLLKQQKQKQREFLLNRRRRAVGIQEGTAPKSTTSSLVTSPKAAPGVPKTTQSPATPQTPTLGRGFSKGEDVLFFDAGPPPTPAADAPSLSATKLAALKKLRAKGMALEKEDPNAVKRKRTSSSEISARVEKSLTSPDAEFGDTDLEPAEKRKRDELSYIQSEEFQKILNAKSLHGAILQAAEYQLQEQYFDPLVKKEQMEEKMKSIREMKCRAVSCKKCNYTYFKPADRCVEENHALRWHDAIKRFFKCPCGQRAVALDRLPHKHCRRKRDQRSPVSFSSREGRSTEGSSAV